A window of Pantoea agglomerans contains these coding sequences:
- the dinB gene encoding DNA polymerase IV — MDCFYAAVEMRDNPALRDIPIAIGGSRERRGVISTANYPARKFGVRSAMPTAMALKLCPHLKLLPGRFDAYKEASQQIREIFLRYTPLIEPLSLDEAYLDVTDSPHCHGSATLIAREIRATIQRETGLTASAGIAPIKFLAKIASDLNKPDGQYVITPQEMPDFLLSLPLAKIPGVGKVATKKLEEMGLHTCADVQKADVAQLLKRFGKFGRVLWERSHGIDERGVVVERERKSVGVERTLAEDIHSWDACLEIIDFLYAELERRLTQVRPDRQIARQGVKLKFNDFQLTTQEHIWPELNKEDLIAVARKTWDERRAGRGVRLVGLHVTLLDPQLERQLLLGL, encoded by the coding sequence ATGGACTGCTTCTATGCAGCGGTGGAGATGCGTGACAACCCGGCGCTGCGCGATATCCCTATTGCTATCGGCGGCAGCCGTGAACGGCGCGGCGTGATCAGCACCGCCAACTACCCGGCGCGCAAATTTGGCGTACGCAGCGCGATGCCCACCGCCATGGCGCTAAAGCTCTGCCCGCATCTGAAGCTGTTGCCGGGACGTTTTGACGCCTACAAAGAGGCGTCGCAGCAGATCCGCGAGATTTTCCTGCGCTATACCCCCTTAATCGAACCCTTATCGCTGGACGAAGCCTATCTGGACGTCACCGACAGCCCGCACTGCCACGGCTCCGCCACGCTGATCGCCCGCGAGATCCGCGCCACCATTCAGCGCGAGACGGGGCTGACCGCCTCGGCCGGCATCGCGCCGATTAAGTTTCTCGCCAAGATCGCCTCCGATCTCAATAAGCCTGACGGGCAGTACGTTATTACGCCGCAGGAGATGCCCGACTTTCTGCTGTCGCTGCCGCTGGCGAAGATCCCGGGCGTCGGCAAGGTGGCAACGAAAAAGCTTGAGGAGATGGGGCTGCATACCTGCGCCGACGTGCAGAAAGCCGACGTGGCGCAGCTGCTTAAGCGCTTCGGCAAGTTTGGCCGCGTGCTCTGGGAGCGCAGCCACGGCATCGACGAGCGCGGCGTGGTGGTAGAGCGCGAGCGCAAATCCGTCGGCGTCGAGCGCACGCTGGCGGAGGATATTCACAGCTGGGACGCCTGCCTGGAAATTATCGATTTTCTTTACGCGGAGCTGGAGCGCCGCCTGACGCAGGTGCGGCCCGACAGGCAGATCGCGCGGCAGGGGGTGAAGCTGAAGTTCAACGATTTTCAGCTGACGACGCAGGAGCATATCTGGCCGGAGCTGAACAAAGAGGATTTGATCGCGGTGGCGCGCAAAACCTGGGATGAGCGCCGCGCCGGACGCGGCGTGCGGCTGGTCGGGCTGCACGTAACGCTGCTCGATCCGCAGCTTGAGCGGCAGCTGCTGCTGGGGCTGTAG
- the dpaA gene encoding peptidoglycan meso-diaminopimelic acid protein amidase, whose amino-acid sequence MGKIALLFAMILMPALSMAMTPEPTQQMSTPVSKELKKQLLGTPVYIQIFKEERTLELYGKIGNEFRLLDTYRICNFSGGLGPKRREGDFKSPEGFYSVRLNQLKPDSRFYRAINVGFPNQYDREHAYTGNYLMIHGDCKSIGCYAMTDAYMDEIFTYVNAALRNGQSEVNISIFPFRMTDANMQRHRYSTYASFWRELQPGYAWFAKYHQPPTVNVASGSYVMNSGSPAIVNPEAASKSFLALSKAE is encoded by the coding sequence ATGGGCAAAATCGCACTTCTGTTTGCGATGATTTTGATGCCAGCCCTCAGCATGGCAATGACTCCCGAGCCGACGCAGCAGATGTCGACGCCGGTGAGCAAAGAATTAAAGAAACAGCTACTCGGCACGCCGGTCTATATTCAGATTTTCAAGGAAGAGCGCACCCTGGAGCTTTACGGCAAAATCGGCAACGAATTCCGCCTGCTTGATACCTACCGCATCTGTAACTTTTCCGGCGGCCTCGGCCCGAAGCGCCGCGAAGGGGATTTCAAAAGTCCGGAAGGTTTTTACAGCGTCAGGCTCAATCAGCTCAAGCCGGATAGCCGTTTCTATCGCGCCATCAACGTCGGTTTTCCTAACCAGTACGATCGCGAACACGCCTACACCGGCAACTACCTGATGATCCACGGCGACTGCAAGTCGATTGGCTGCTACGCCATGACCGACGCCTACATGGATGAGATCTTCACCTACGTGAACGCAGCGCTGCGTAACGGCCAGTCAGAGGTGAATATCAGCATCTTCCCGTTCCGCATGACCGACGCCAATATGCAGCGCCATCGCTACTCCACCTACGCCAGCTTCTGGCGCGAGCTGCAGCCGGGCTATGCCTGGTTTGCGAAATACCATCAGCCGCCAACGGTCAACGTTGCCAGCGGCAGCTACGTGATGAACAGCGGCAGCCCGGCGATCGTCAATCCCGAAGCCGCCTCTAAATCATTCCTGGCGCTCTCCAAGGCAGAATAA
- a CDS encoding class II glutamine amidotransferase: protein MCELLGMSANVPTDICFSFTGLVQRGGGTGPHKDGWGITFYEDRGCRTFKDPLPSYNSPVARLVQEYPIKSHSVVAHIRQANRGPVSLENTHPFTRELWGRNWTYAHNGQLKGYRQLETGHFRPVGETDSEKAFCWILHKLATRYPRTPANWPAVFRYVAQLAGELRQKGVFNMLLSDGRYLMAFCSTNLYWITRRAPFGKAQLLDQDVEIDFQQHTTANDVVTVIATQPLTTNETWQRIVPGEWALFCLGERQE from the coding sequence ATGTGCGAATTGCTCGGGATGAGCGCCAACGTTCCAACCGATATCTGTTTCAGTTTTACTGGCCTGGTGCAGCGCGGCGGCGGAACCGGGCCGCATAAAGATGGCTGGGGCATTACCTTTTATGAAGATCGGGGCTGCCGCACCTTTAAAGATCCGCTGCCGAGCTATAACTCACCTGTGGCGCGGCTGGTGCAGGAGTATCCGATTAAGTCCCATTCGGTAGTGGCGCATATCCGCCAGGCGAATCGCGGGCCGGTCTCGCTGGAGAATACCCATCCTTTCACCCGCGAACTCTGGGGACGCAACTGGACCTATGCCCACAACGGTCAGCTAAAGGGCTATCGCCAGCTGGAAACCGGCCATTTTCGCCCGGTCGGCGAAACCGACAGCGAGAAGGCGTTCTGCTGGATCCTGCACAAGCTGGCGACGCGCTATCCGCGCACGCCTGCCAACTGGCCGGCGGTATTTCGCTATGTGGCGCAACTGGCGGGTGAACTGCGGCAGAAAGGGGTGTTCAATATGCTGCTGTCGGACGGGCGCTATCTGATGGCGTTCTGCTCGACCAATCTCTACTGGATCACGCGCCGCGCGCCCTTTGGCAAAGCGCAGCTGCTCGATCAGGATGTGGAGATCGATTTCCAGCAGCACACCACCGCCAACGACGTGGTGACGGTGATTGCGACGCAGCCGCTGACGACCAATGAAACCTGGCAGCGGATCGTGCCAGGCGAGTGGGCGTTATTCTGCCTTGGAGAGCGCCAGGAATGA
- the lpcA gene encoding D-sedoheptulose 7-phosphate isomerase — MYQDIIRSELNEAADTLNNFLSDEANIHAIQRAAVLLADSFKAGGKVLSCGNGGSHCDAMHFAEELTGRYRENRPGYPAIAISDVSHLSCVSNDFGYDYVFSRYIEAVGRPGDVLLGLSTSGNSANIIKAIEAARAQGMKVIALTGKDGGKMAGSADIEIRVPHFGYADRIQEIHIKVIHILMLLIEKEMVK; from the coding sequence ATGTACCAGGACATCATTCGCTCCGAGCTGAATGAAGCAGCGGATACGCTTAATAACTTTCTTAGCGACGAGGCGAATATTCACGCCATCCAGCGCGCCGCGGTGCTGCTGGCCGACAGTTTTAAAGCGGGCGGAAAAGTGCTCTCCTGCGGCAACGGCGGCTCGCACTGCGACGCCATGCACTTCGCTGAGGAGCTGACCGGCCGCTACCGCGAAAACCGTCCGGGCTACCCGGCGATCGCCATCTCTGACGTCAGCCATCTCTCCTGCGTCAGCAACGATTTCGGCTACGATTACGTTTTCTCACGCTATATCGAAGCGGTAGGGCGTCCGGGCGATGTGCTGCTGGGGCTGTCGACCTCCGGCAACTCCGCCAATATCATCAAGGCGATCGAGGCGGCGCGGGCGCAGGGCATGAAGGTGATCGCCCTGACCGGCAAAGATGGCGGCAAGATGGCCGGTTCGGCGGATATCGAAATTCGCGTGCCGCACTTCGGCTACGCCGACCGCATTCAGGAGATCCATATCAAAGTTATCCATATCCTGATGCTGCTGATCGAAAAAGAGATGGTGAAGTAA
- the fadE gene encoding acyl-CoA dehydrogenase FadE, whose amino-acid sequence MMVVSILATLVLISALFYHRVSLAASSAILLLWTAAWSAAHIWTPWLLLPLAILLLPFNLPSLRRSLFSKPMLQRFQKVMPPMSRTEKEAIDAGTTWWEGDLFQGKPDWQKLHNYPQPRLTPAEQAFLDGPVEEACRMANDFAITHEMADLPPELWAYLKEQRFFAMIIKKEYGGLEFSAYAQARVLQKLAGVSGILAITVGVPNSLGPGELLQHYGTDAQKDHYLPRLARGDEIPCFALTSPEAGSDAGAIPDTGVVCMGEWQGKQVLGMRLTWNKRYITLAPVATVLGLAFKLSDPDRLLGETESLGITCALIPTSTPGVEIGKRHFPLNVPFQNGPTRGKDIFVPIDFIIGGPQMAGQGWRMLVECLSVGRGITLPSNSTGSLKSVALATGAYAHIRRQFKVSIGKMEGIEEPLARIAGNAYVMDAAATLITTGIMQGEKPAVLSAIVKYHCTHRGQRAIMDAMDIAGGKGIMLGNNNFLARAYQGAPIAITVEGANILTRSMIIFGQGAIRCHPFVLKEMAAAASQDLNAFDAALFSHVGYVGSNAVRSLWLGLTAGRGSASPTRDATRRYYQHLNRLSANLALLADVSMAVLGGSLKRRERISARLGDVLSQLYLASATLKRYDDEGRHEADLPLLHWGVQDALHQAEQAIEDLLRNFPSPLVAGALRMMIFAGGKHCPAPSDRLDHKLAKLLQLPSATRTRLGRGQYLTPSEHNPAGQLEQALQEVMAAEAIHDRLCKQQKEHFSFTRLDALAQRALKAGWINAAEAEVLTRAEASRLRAINVDEFDADALAVPVKQPAVKAARESEAA is encoded by the coding sequence ATGATGGTTGTGTCGATCCTCGCGACGCTGGTATTAATCAGCGCCCTCTTTTATCACCGCGTCTCTCTGGCGGCGAGCAGCGCAATTTTACTGTTGTGGACCGCCGCCTGGTCCGCGGCGCATATCTGGACGCCCTGGCTGCTGCTGCCGCTGGCGATCCTTCTGCTGCCGTTTAACCTCCCTTCCCTGCGCCGCTCGCTCTTTTCGAAACCGATGCTGCAGCGCTTCCAGAAGGTGATGCCGCCGATGTCGCGCACGGAAAAAGAGGCGATCGACGCCGGCACCACCTGGTGGGAAGGCGACCTGTTTCAGGGCAAGCCTGACTGGCAAAAGCTGCATAACTATCCGCAGCCACGCCTGACGCCCGCCGAACAGGCCTTTCTCGACGGCCCGGTGGAGGAGGCGTGCCGCATGGCGAACGATTTCGCCATCACCCATGAGATGGCGGATCTGCCGCCGGAGCTGTGGGCCTACCTGAAAGAGCAGCGTTTCTTCGCCATGATCATCAAGAAAGAGTATGGCGGCCTCGAATTCTCCGCCTATGCCCAGGCGCGCGTGCTGCAAAAGCTGGCGGGCGTGTCCGGCATTCTGGCGATTACCGTCGGCGTGCCTAACTCGCTTGGCCCAGGGGAGCTGCTGCAGCATTACGGCACCGACGCGCAAAAAGATCACTATCTGCCGCGTCTGGCGCGCGGCGACGAGATCCCCTGCTTCGCGCTGACCAGCCCGGAAGCGGGATCCGACGCCGGGGCGATCCCCGATACCGGCGTGGTCTGCATGGGTGAATGGCAGGGCAAGCAGGTGCTGGGCATGCGTCTCACCTGGAATAAGCGCTACATTACGCTGGCGCCGGTGGCCACCGTGCTGGGCCTCGCCTTTAAGCTCTCCGATCCCGATCGTCTGCTGGGCGAAACCGAGTCGCTGGGCATTACCTGCGCCCTGATCCCCACCAGCACGCCGGGCGTGGAAATCGGCAAGCGCCACTTCCCGCTTAACGTGCCGTTTCAGAACGGCCCGACGCGCGGCAAAGATATTTTCGTGCCGATCGATTTTATTATTGGCGGGCCGCAGATGGCCGGTCAGGGCTGGCGCATGCTGGTTGAGTGCCTGTCGGTGGGTCGCGGCATTACCCTGCCCTCTAACTCCACCGGCAGTTTGAAAAGCGTGGCGCTGGCCACCGGCGCCTATGCGCATATCCGCCGCCAGTTCAAAGTCTCAATCGGCAAGATGGAAGGCATCGAAGAGCCGCTGGCGCGCATTGCCGGTAACGCCTACGTGATGGACGCCGCGGCGACGCTGATCACCACCGGCATTATGCAGGGCGAAAAACCGGCGGTGCTGTCGGCGATTGTGAAGTATCACTGCACCCATCGCGGCCAGCGCGCCATTATGGACGCCATGGATATCGCGGGCGGCAAAGGCATTATGCTCGGCAACAATAACTTCCTTGCCCGCGCCTATCAGGGCGCGCCTATCGCCATTACGGTAGAGGGCGCCAATATTCTGACGCGCAGTATGATTATTTTCGGTCAGGGCGCCATCCGCTGCCATCCGTTTGTACTGAAGGAGATGGCGGCCGCCGCCAGCCAGGATCTTAACGCCTTTGACGCCGCGCTGTTTAGCCACGTCGGCTATGTCGGCAGCAACGCCGTGCGCAGCCTGTGGCTCGGCCTGACGGCGGGACGCGGCAGCGCCTCGCCGACGCGCGACGCCACGCGCCGCTACTACCAGCATCTTAATCGCCTTAGCGCTAATCTGGCGCTGCTGGCGGACGTGTCGATGGCGGTGCTGGGCGGCAGCCTGAAGCGCCGCGAGCGGATTTCGGCGCGCCTGGGTGATGTGCTGAGCCAGCTCTATCTCGCTTCTGCCACGCTGAAGCGCTATGACGATGAGGGCCGCCACGAGGCCGATCTGCCGCTGCTGCACTGGGGCGTGCAGGATGCGCTGCATCAGGCCGAGCAGGCGATTGAGGATCTGCTGCGCAACTTCCCCAGCCCGCTGGTGGCTGGCGCGCTGCGCATGATGATTTTCGCCGGCGGCAAGCACTGCCCGGCGCCGAGCGACCGCCTCGATCATAAGCTGGCGAAGCTGCTGCAGCTGCCTTCCGCCACGCGGACCCGTCTGGGGCGCGGCCAGTATCTGACGCCGAGCGAGCATAATCCGGCAGGCCAGCTTGAGCAGGCGCTGCAGGAGGTTATGGCGGCGGAAGCGATTCACGATCGCCTGTGCAAGCAGCAGAAAGAGCACTTCTCTTTCACCCGGCTGGATGCGCTGGCGCAGCGGGCGCTGAAAGCGGGCTGGATTAACGCCGCCGAGGCAGAGGTGCTGACGCGCGCCGAAGCGAGCCGTCTGCGCGCCATTAACGTCGATGAGTTTGACGCAGATGCGCTGGCGGTTCCGGTGAAACAGCCGGCGGTGAAGGCGGCGCGGGAGAGCGAGGCGGCGTAA
- the mtnK gene encoding S-methyl-5-thioribose kinase produces MSQYRTFTAADAVEYARQFGGVDDPASLVEAEEIGDGNLNLVFKIFDRQGNSRVIVKQALPYVRCVGESWPLTLDRARLEAQTLIEHYKYCPQHTVRVTHYDETLAVMVMEDLSSHRIWRGELVKGAFYPQAAAQLGEYLAQTLFHTSDFVLHPHQKKAQVARFINPEMCEITEDLFFNDPYIDHERNSYPQALEPLVASLRGDETLRIAVAGLKHRFFAHAEALLHGDIHSGSIFVADNSLKAIDAEFGYFGPMGFDVGTALGNLLINYCGLPGLLAPREAAEGRELRLNDVREVWNTFSARFLALAQAKTSDVALASPGYAQAFLRKVWADTIGYCGTELIRRTVGMSHVADMKLIKDEAMRTECIRSCITLGRTLILAADHIEDAEALIARIRQAG; encoded by the coding sequence ATGTCGCAATACCGTACCTTCACCGCGGCGGACGCCGTTGAGTATGCCCGGCAGTTTGGCGGCGTGGACGATCCCGCCTCGCTGGTCGAGGCGGAAGAGATTGGCGATGGCAACCTTAACCTGGTCTTCAAAATTTTCGACCGTCAGGGCAACAGTCGGGTGATCGTAAAGCAGGCGCTGCCTTACGTGCGCTGCGTGGGTGAATCCTGGCCGCTGACGCTGGACCGCGCGCGGCTGGAGGCGCAAACCCTGATTGAACACTACAAATATTGCCCGCAGCACACCGTCAGGGTAACGCACTATGATGAGACGCTGGCGGTGATGGTGATGGAGGATCTCTCCAGCCACCGCATCTGGCGCGGCGAGCTGGTGAAGGGGGCGTTCTATCCGCAGGCGGCGGCACAGCTGGGCGAATACCTGGCGCAGACGCTGTTCCATACCTCCGATTTTGTGCTGCATCCCCATCAGAAAAAAGCGCAAGTGGCGCGCTTTATCAACCCGGAAATGTGCGAGATCACCGAAGATCTCTTCTTTAACGATCCCTATATCGATCACGAGCGCAACAGCTACCCGCAGGCGCTGGAGCCGCTGGTGGCCAGCCTGCGCGGTGACGAGACGCTGCGCATCGCCGTGGCCGGACTGAAGCACCGCTTTTTCGCCCATGCCGAAGCGCTGCTGCACGGCGATATTCACAGCGGCTCGATTTTCGTCGCCGACAACAGCCTGAAGGCGATCGATGCGGAGTTCGGCTATTTCGGCCCAATGGGCTTCGACGTCGGCACGGCGCTGGGCAATCTGCTGATCAACTACTGCGGCCTGCCGGGGCTGCTGGCCCCGCGCGAGGCGGCGGAAGGGCGCGAGCTGCGTCTCAACGACGTGCGCGAGGTGTGGAATACCTTCTCTGCGCGCTTCCTGGCGCTGGCGCAAGCGAAGACCAGCGACGTGGCGCTCGCCTCTCCAGGCTATGCGCAGGCGTTTCTGCGCAAGGTGTGGGCCGATACCATCGGCTACTGCGGCACCGAGCTGATTCGCCGCACCGTCGGCATGTCGCACGTGGCGGATATGAAGCTGATTAAGGATGAGGCAATGCGCACCGAATGCATCCGCAGCTGCATTACGCTGGGACGCACGCTGATTCTGGCGGCGGATCATATTGAGGACGCCGAGGCGCTGATCGCGCGTATTCGGCAGGCGGGGTAA
- the mtnA gene encoding S-methyl-5-thioribose-1-phosphate isomerase, giving the protein MQTLHTTSLQVRDSQLWILDQQALPQQKNWLPAHDVAQLVGHIHALRVRGAPLIGLSASLLLALLAEAGASRDALAQALEVLRAARPTAVNLMNNLDRMKVALAQVDFAAALGQEALRLVEEDRQLCDNIAEAGSALVKPESRLLTHCNTGGLATAGVGTALGVIARAHQQGKVANVWVGETRPLLQGGRLTAWELGELAIPFQLITDSMAASLMASGQVDAVWVGADRIAANGDVANKIGTYSLAVLAHYHQIPFYVAAPHTTLDRQCASGRDIPIEQRAASEVTGAAGSFGSVQWAPEAAAVCNPAFDVTPAALISGWVLDTGVIVPEAVKAGAFQP; this is encoded by the coding sequence ATGCAAACACTCCACACCACTAGCTTACAGGTTCGTGACAGTCAGCTCTGGATCCTCGACCAGCAGGCGCTGCCGCAGCAAAAAAACTGGCTACCGGCGCACGATGTCGCGCAGCTGGTCGGGCATATTCACGCCCTGCGCGTGCGCGGCGCGCCGCTGATCGGCCTCTCCGCCTCGCTGCTGCTGGCGCTGCTGGCCGAGGCGGGCGCCAGCCGCGACGCGCTGGCGCAGGCGCTGGAGGTGCTGCGCGCCGCGCGCCCCACGGCGGTCAACCTGATGAACAATCTCGATCGGATGAAGGTGGCGCTGGCGCAGGTGGATTTCGCCGCCGCGCTGGGTCAGGAAGCGCTGCGTCTGGTGGAGGAGGATCGCCAGCTGTGCGACAACATCGCCGAGGCGGGCAGCGCGCTGGTGAAGCCAGAGAGTCGCCTGCTCACGCACTGCAACACCGGCGGACTGGCGACGGCGGGCGTCGGCACCGCGCTGGGCGTTATCGCCCGCGCGCATCAGCAGGGCAAGGTGGCGAACGTCTGGGTGGGCGAGACGCGTCCGCTGCTGCAGGGCGGACGCCTTACCGCCTGGGAGCTGGGCGAGCTGGCGATCCCCTTTCAGCTGATCACCGACTCGATGGCGGCCAGCCTGATGGCGAGCGGCCAGGTCGATGCCGTCTGGGTCGGCGCGGACCGCATTGCGGCCAACGGCGACGTGGCGAACAAGATCGGCACCTACAGCCTGGCGGTGCTGGCGCATTACCATCAGATCCCGTTCTATGTCGCCGCGCCGCACACCACGCTGGATCGCCAGTGCGCCAGCGGCCGCGATATTCCTATCGAGCAGCGCGCCGCCAGCGAAGTGACCGGCGCAGCGGGCAGCTTTGGCAGCGTGCAGTGGGCACCGGAAGCGGCAGCGGTCTGTAACCCGGCGTTCGACGTGACCCCAGCGGCGCTGATTAGCGGCTGGGTGCTGGATACCGGCGTCATCGTGCCGGAGGCGGTTAAGGCGGGCGCGTTTCAGCCCTGA
- a CDS encoding 1,2-dihydroxy-3-keto-5-methylthiopentene dioxygenase produces the protein MSALTIFTDTEATLPVWHSTDAEMIRERLNAKNVRFERWAADRDLGDNPEPAKVIEAYQHAIDRLVAEKGYQSWDVISMRADHPQKEALREKFLSEHTHGEDEVRFFVEGAGLFCLHLDGQVYQILCEKNDLISVPAGTPHWFDMGSSPNFTAIRIFDNQEGWVAHFTGDTIADAYPRLP, from the coding sequence ATGAGCGCATTGACCATTTTTACCGATACCGAAGCCACGCTGCCGGTGTGGCACAGCACTGACGCGGAGATGATCCGCGAGCGGCTGAATGCAAAAAATGTGCGCTTTGAGCGCTGGGCGGCGGATCGCGATTTAGGTGACAATCCAGAGCCGGCCAAAGTGATCGAGGCCTATCAGCACGCCATCGATCGGCTGGTGGCGGAGAAGGGCTATCAGAGCTGGGATGTGATCAGCATGCGCGCAGACCATCCGCAAAAAGAGGCGCTGCGCGAGAAGTTTCTCTCTGAACATACCCACGGCGAAGATGAGGTGCGTTTTTTTGTCGAGGGCGCGGGCCTTTTCTGCCTGCATCTCGACGGCCAGGTCTACCAGATCCTGTGTGAAAAAAACGATCTGATTTCGGTGCCGGCAGGCACGCCGCACTGGTTTGATATGGGATCCTCGCCCAACTTCACCGCCATCCGCATCTTCGATAATCAGGAGGGCTGGGTGGCGCACTTCACCGGCGACACCATCGCCGACGCCTATCCGCGCCTGCCGTAG
- the mtnC gene encoding acireductone synthase: MIRAIVTDIEGTTSDIRFVHDVLFPYAREHLAAFIRAQHADPDVSAALEAVRAEAGQPQADLDAVTQILLGFMDEDRKSTGLKALQGMIWRDGYVNGSFTGHLYPDVAPVLRAWREQGIQLYVYSSGSVAAQKLLFGYSDEGDITGLFSGYFDTRVGAKREAASYRNIAEQTGLPAEQLLFLSDIRQELDAAAEAGWNTVQLIRGPADSESRHHQVNTFSGVVLA, translated from the coding sequence ATGATCCGCGCCATCGTTACCGATATTGAAGGCACGACCAGCGATATTCGCTTCGTGCATGACGTGCTCTTCCCCTACGCGCGTGAACATCTCGCCGCCTTTATCCGCGCGCAGCATGCGGATCCTGACGTCAGCGCAGCCCTTGAGGCGGTGCGCGCCGAGGCGGGGCAGCCGCAGGCCGATCTCGACGCCGTAACGCAGATCCTGCTGGGCTTTATGGATGAGGATCGCAAATCTACCGGACTGAAAGCGCTGCAGGGGATGATCTGGCGCGACGGCTACGTAAACGGCAGCTTTACCGGCCATCTCTATCCCGACGTTGCGCCCGTGCTGCGCGCCTGGCGAGAGCAGGGAATTCAGCTTTACGTCTATTCCTCCGGCTCGGTTGCGGCGCAAAAACTGTTATTTGGCTACAGTGATGAAGGAGATATTACCGGCCTGTTTAGCGGCTATTTCGACACGCGCGTCGGCGCCAAGCGCGAGGCCGCCTCCTACCGCAATATCGCCGAACAAACCGGCCTGCCCGCTGAGCAGCTGCTGTTCCTCTCCGACATTCGTCAGGAGCTGGATGCGGCAGCGGAAGCCGGATGGAATACCGTGCAGTTAATTCGCGGCCCCGCAGACAGCGAAAGCCGCCATCATCAGGTGAACACCTTTTCGGGAGTTGTTTTAGCATGA
- a CDS encoding methylthioribulose 1-phosphate dehydratase, which translates to MSALSPLDQLVAACHWIGAKGWAPATGGNMSVRQDARFCLLSESGKDKGSLTQDDFIQVEIASSRAPSGRRPSAETALHTLIYRLFPEAGAVLHTHTVNATVLSRVEKGDALRLTGYEMQKSLAGQRSHLDSVAIPLFDNDQDIDALAQRIEAYAHSNPLRYGFLLRGHGLTCWGQDVGEARRHLEGLEFLFECERQRRLLEAQ; encoded by the coding sequence ATGTCTGCACTCTCTCCGCTCGACCAGCTGGTGGCAGCCTGCCACTGGATTGGCGCCAAAGGCTGGGCGCCCGCCACCGGCGGCAATATGTCCGTTCGCCAGGATGCCCGCTTCTGCCTGCTCAGCGAGTCGGGCAAAGATAAAGGCAGCCTGACGCAGGATGACTTTATTCAGGTGGAGATCGCCTCCAGCCGCGCGCCGTCCGGGCGCAGGCCTTCGGCGGAAACCGCCTTGCATACCCTGATCTACCGGCTCTTCCCCGAGGCGGGTGCGGTGCTGCATACCCATACGGTGAACGCAACGGTGCTGTCGCGCGTTGAGAAGGGGGATGCGCTGCGGCTGACCGGCTACGAGATGCAGAAATCGCTGGCGGGGCAGCGTAGCCACCTCGACAGCGTGGCAATCCCGCTGTTTGATAACGATCAGGATATCGACGCGCTGGCGCAGCGCATTGAGGCGTATGCCCATAGCAACCCGCTGCGCTACGGCTTTCTGCTGCGCGGTCACGGCCTGACCTGCTGGGGGCAGGACGTGGGCGAGGCGCGCCGTCATCTGGAAGGTCTGGAATTTTTATTTGAATGCGAACGCCAACGTCGCCTGCTGGAGGCCCAATGA